One genomic window of Nicotiana sylvestris chromosome 10, ASM39365v2, whole genome shotgun sequence includes the following:
- the LOC104248500 gene encoding calmodulin-binding transcription activator 4-like isoform X2 gives MTELYNKQPTIAPVSSPNTKTVKYSRFQVGSGNRILNERGRERAILHHREILLLRISMAESGYNINNLVREGRFRWLRPAEVLFILQNHEDQQLANQPPQKPASGSMFLFNKRVLRYFRKDGHSWRKKKDGRTVGEAHERLKVGNAETLNCYYAHGEKNPNFQRRSYWMLDPAYEHIVLVHYRDITEIAAFMSQSSPISSIFSLSPSLYSTQHPGFTVVGSESYQQYQNESSPGSGEICSGAGINSNGMNISDITGRTEGVSSSPQVEISQALRKLEEQLSLNETDPLYSEIENSDDVENFGHDNSSLVQIQHKSNNLLLQPYSGESSESQDQLLNLDGDIWKEMLDHCRSFPAAESQDKCFEKLDENGTLQTLSGMGPIEVTESDRWLKFGGKEALKSSLTNFKQVEDFKYPACARINTYGSYSDQYTTIFDQDLIGTSFEDDMSLTIAQKQKFTFHDISPDWGYSSEATKVMIVGSFLCNPSEYTWTCMFGDIEVPVQIIKEGAIRCQAPPHLPGKVTLCVTTGNRVSCSEVREFEYRVKFDDHGQNNLAEVGGACKSSEELLHLVRFVQMLLSDSSVQKGDGSGSSNDILENSKASEDSWSQVIESLLFGTSTSMVTVDWLLQELLKDKLQQWLSSKLQVQNNQMGYSFSRKEQGIIHMVAVLGFEWALQPILDAGVSVNFRDINGWTALHWAARFGREKMVASLVASGAFAGAVTDPSSQDPFGKTAASIASSCGHKGVAGYLSEVALTSHLSSLTLEESELSKGAADVEAERTISSISTTNAATHEDQLSLKDTLAAVRNAAQAAARIQSAFRAHSFRKRRQREAARAATTSGDEYCVLSNDVLGLSAASKLAFRNMRDYNSAALAIQKKYRGWKCRKGFLAFRQKVVKIQAHVRGYQVRKEYKVCWAVGILEKVVLRWRRRGVGLRGFRLEEEPIEESEDEDILKLFRKQKVDAAINEAVSRVLSMVDSPEARQQYHRILEKYRQAKAELGVNSDTVSTAHGDISNSDI, from the exons ATGACAGAGCTGTACAACAAGCAGCCTACCATCGCCCCGGTCTCTTCACCTAATACCAAGACAGTGAAATATTCCCGATTTCAGGTGGGAAGTGGAAACCGAATTTTGAATGAGAGAGGCCGGGAGAGAGCAATTCTTCATCACCGTGAAATCTTATTGTTGCGTATAAGTATGGCAGAATCAG GATACAATATAAATAATTTGGTTCGAGAAGGCCGTTTTAGGTGGTTGAGACCTGCAGAAGTTCTCTTTATACTACAGAATCATGAGGACCAGCAACTTGCTAATCAACCGCCCCAAAAGCCAGCTA GTGGATCTATGTTTCTCTTTAACAAGAGGGTCCTTAGGTACTTCCGTAAAGATGGTCATAGTTGGCGCAAGAAGAAGGATGGAAGAACTGTAGGAGAGGCACATGAGCGGCTTAAG GTTGGGAATGCTGAAACCCTAAATTGTTATTATGCACATGGAGAGAAGAATCCTAACTTCCAGCGGCGAAGCTATTGGATGTTGGATCC TGCATACGAGCACATTGTCCTGGTTCACTACAGAGATATAACTGAG ATTGCAGCATTCATGTCACAGTCATCTCCAATTTCCTCTATTTTCTCTCTGAGTCCCAGCTTATATTCTACTCAACATCCAGGCTTTACTGTTGTTGGTAGTGAATCTTATCAACAGTACCAGAACGAATCTAGCCCTGGATCTGGGGAAATTTGTTCTGGTGCAGGCATCAATAGTAATGGGATGAACATCTCAGACATCACCGGGAGAACGGAGGGGGTGAGCAGCTCACCACAGGTTGAGATAAGTCAAGCATTGCGTAAACTTGAGGAGCAGTTAAGTTTAAATGAAACTGATCCACTATATAGTGAAATTGAGAACTCAGATGATGTTGAAAATTTTGGACATGATAATAGTTCACTAGTTCAGATCCAGCACAAGTCAAACAATCTTCTGTTGCAGCCTTATTCAG GAGAGAGCAGTGAATCACAGGATCAACTCTTGAACCTGGATGGTGACATATGGAAAGAGATGCTGGATCACTGCAGAAGCTTTCCGGCTGCCGAGTCACAAGACAAATGTTTTGAAAAGTTGGATGAGAAT GGAACGCTACAAACCTTGTCAGGAATGGGACCCATAGAAGTTACCGAAAGTGATAGGTGGCTTAAATTTGGTGGAAAAGAAGCTCTGAAAT CTTCTTTGACAAATTTTAAGCAAGTTGAAGATTTCAAGTATCCCGCATGTGCAAGAATAAATACTTATGGATCCTATTCTGACCAATATACAACAATATTTGACCAAGATCTGATTGGAACTTCATTTGAAGATGATATGAGCTTAACCATTGCCCAGAAGCAGAAATTTACTTTTCATGATATATCTCCTGATTGGGGGTATTCATCTGAGGCAACAAAG GTAATGATAGTTGGATCGTTTCTCTGCAATCCATCAGAGTACACATGGACTTGTATGTTTGGTGATATTGAAGTTCCTGTTCAGATCATCAAGGAAGGTGCCATCCGTTGCCAGGCGCCTCCTCACTTGCCAGGTAAAGTCACACTCTGTGTTACTACTGGCAATAGGGTATCATGCAGTGAAGTAAGGGAGTTTGAATACCGGGTTAAGTTTGATGATCATGGTCAAAATAATTTAGCTGAAGTAGGAGGAGCTTGTAAGAGTTCAGAGGAACTGTTGCACCTTGTCAGATTTGTACAGATGCTTCTGTCTGACTCATCAGTGCAGAAAGGAGATGGTTCTGGATCAAGCAATGATATCTTGGAAAACTCCAAGGCGAGCGAAGATTCATGGAGCCAAGTCATTGAATCTCTTTTATTTGGAACTTCAACATCAATGGTAACCGTTGATTGGCTTCTTCAAGAGCTTTTGAAGGACAAGTTGCAGCAGTGGCTTTCATCCAAATTGCAAGTACAAAATAACCAAATGGGTTATTCCTTCTCCAGGAAAGAACAAGGGATAATACACATGGTTGCTGTCCTGGGGTTCGAGTGGGCCTTGCAACCAATTCTAGATGCTGGAGTAAGTGTTAACTTCCGTGATATTAATGGCTGGACTGCCCTGCATTGGGCTGCACGCTTTGGAAG GGAAAAAATGGTCGCATCCCTCGTAGCATCTGGTGCATTTGCTGGAGCTGTTACTGATCCCTCTTCACAAGATCCATTTGGTAAAACTGCTGCGTCAATTGCTTCTAGCTGCGGTCACAAGGGAGTTGCAGGTTATCTTTCAGAGGTTGCTCTCACCAGTCATCTTTCATCCCTCACATTAGAGGAAAGTGAGCTTTCAAAGGGGGCTGCTGATGTGGAAGCAGAAAGAACTATCAGTAGTATATCAACCACAAATGCTGCCACACATGAGGATCAGCTTTCTCTGAAGGACACTTTAGCTGCAGTCCGTAATGCTGCTCAGGCTGCTGCTCGTATACAATCTGCATTCCGAGCACATTCATTCCGGAAGAGACGACAGAGAGAAGCTGCTCGTGCTGCTACAACTAGCGGAGATGAATATTGTGTCCTCTCAAATGATGTTCTTGGACTTTCAGCTGCCTCAAAGTTGGCATTCCGCAACATGCGGGATTATAACTCAGCAGCTTTAGCTATTCAGAAGAAATATCGTGGATGGAAATGCCGGAAAGGCTTCCTTGCATTCCGCCAGAAAGTTGTGAAGATACAG GCTCATGTACGAGGATATCAGGTTAGAAAGGAATACAAGGTATGTTGGGCTGTGGGAATATTAGAGAAGGTGGTGCTGAGGTGGCGTCGACGGGGTGTTGGTCTTCGGGGATTCCGACTAGAAGAAGAACCCATCGAGGAAAGTGAGGACGAAGACATTCTCAAGTTGTTCCGCAAACAGAAAGTGGATGCTGCTATAAATGAGGCTGTCTCTAGAGTGCTATCAATGGTTGACTCTCCAGAAGCACGCCAACAATATCATCGAATTCTTGAGAAGTACCGACAAGCTAAG GCTGAACTTGGAGTGAACAGTGATACAGTATCCACTGCACATGGTGACATCTCCAACAGTGATATATAG
- the LOC104248500 gene encoding calmodulin-binding transcription activator 4-like isoform X5, producing the protein MTELYNKQPTIAPVSSPNTKTVKYSRFQVGSGNRILNERGRERAILHHREILLLRISMAESGYNINNLVREGRFRWLRPAEVLFILQNHEDQQLANQPPQKPASGSMFLFNKRVLRYFRKDGHSWRKKKDGRTVGEAHERLKGMQIAAFMSQSSPISSIFSLSPSLYSTQHPGFTVVGSESYQQYQNESSPGSGEICSGAGINSNGMNISDITGRTEGVSSSPQVEISQALRKLEEQLSLNETDPLYSEIENSDDVENFGHDNSSLVQIQHKSNNLLLQPYSGESSESQDQLLNLDGDIWKEMLDHCRSFPAAESQDKCFEKLDENGTLQTLSGMGPIEVTESDRWLKFGGKEALKSSLTNFKQVEDFKYPACARINTYGSYSDQYTTIFDQDLIGTSFEDDMSLTIAQKQKFTFHDISPDWGYSSEATKVMIVGSFLCNPSEYTWTCMFGDIEVPVQIIKEGAIRCQAPPHLPGKVTLCVTTGNRVSCSEVREFEYRVKFDDHGQNNLAEVGGACKSSEELLHLVRFVQMLLSDSSVQKGDGSGSSNDILENSKASEDSWSQVIESLLFGTSTSMVTVDWLLQELLKDKLQQWLSSKLQVQNNQMGYSFSRKEQGIIHMVAVLGFEWALQPILDAGVSVNFRDINGWTALHWAARFGREKMVASLVASGAFAGAVTDPSSQDPFGKTAASIASSCGHKGVAGYLSEVALTSHLSSLTLEESELSKGAADVEAERTISSISTTNAATHEDQLSLKDTLAAVRNAAQAAARIQSAFRAHSFRKRRQREAARAATTSGDEYCVLSNDVLGLSAASKLAFRNMRDYNSAALAIQKKYRGWKCRKGFLAFRQKVVKIQAHVRGYQVRKEYKVCWAVGILEKVVLRWRRRGVGLRGFRLEEEPIEESEDEDILKLFRKQKVDAAINEAVSRVLSMVDSPEARQQYHRILEKYRQAKAELGVNSDTVSTAHGDISNSDI; encoded by the exons ATGACAGAGCTGTACAACAAGCAGCCTACCATCGCCCCGGTCTCTTCACCTAATACCAAGACAGTGAAATATTCCCGATTTCAGGTGGGAAGTGGAAACCGAATTTTGAATGAGAGAGGCCGGGAGAGAGCAATTCTTCATCACCGTGAAATCTTATTGTTGCGTATAAGTATGGCAGAATCAG GATACAATATAAATAATTTGGTTCGAGAAGGCCGTTTTAGGTGGTTGAGACCTGCAGAAGTTCTCTTTATACTACAGAATCATGAGGACCAGCAACTTGCTAATCAACCGCCCCAAAAGCCAGCTA GTGGATCTATGTTTCTCTTTAACAAGAGGGTCCTTAGGTACTTCCGTAAAGATGGTCATAGTTGGCGCAAGAAGAAGGATGGAAGAACTGTAGGAGAGGCACATGAGCGGCTTAAG GGGATGCAGATTGCAGCATTCATGTCACAGTCATCTCCAATTTCCTCTATTTTCTCTCTGAGTCCCAGCTTATATTCTACTCAACATCCAGGCTTTACTGTTGTTGGTAGTGAATCTTATCAACAGTACCAGAACGAATCTAGCCCTGGATCTGGGGAAATTTGTTCTGGTGCAGGCATCAATAGTAATGGGATGAACATCTCAGACATCACCGGGAGAACGGAGGGGGTGAGCAGCTCACCACAGGTTGAGATAAGTCAAGCATTGCGTAAACTTGAGGAGCAGTTAAGTTTAAATGAAACTGATCCACTATATAGTGAAATTGAGAACTCAGATGATGTTGAAAATTTTGGACATGATAATAGTTCACTAGTTCAGATCCAGCACAAGTCAAACAATCTTCTGTTGCAGCCTTATTCAG GAGAGAGCAGTGAATCACAGGATCAACTCTTGAACCTGGATGGTGACATATGGAAAGAGATGCTGGATCACTGCAGAAGCTTTCCGGCTGCCGAGTCACAAGACAAATGTTTTGAAAAGTTGGATGAGAAT GGAACGCTACAAACCTTGTCAGGAATGGGACCCATAGAAGTTACCGAAAGTGATAGGTGGCTTAAATTTGGTGGAAAAGAAGCTCTGAAAT CTTCTTTGACAAATTTTAAGCAAGTTGAAGATTTCAAGTATCCCGCATGTGCAAGAATAAATACTTATGGATCCTATTCTGACCAATATACAACAATATTTGACCAAGATCTGATTGGAACTTCATTTGAAGATGATATGAGCTTAACCATTGCCCAGAAGCAGAAATTTACTTTTCATGATATATCTCCTGATTGGGGGTATTCATCTGAGGCAACAAAG GTAATGATAGTTGGATCGTTTCTCTGCAATCCATCAGAGTACACATGGACTTGTATGTTTGGTGATATTGAAGTTCCTGTTCAGATCATCAAGGAAGGTGCCATCCGTTGCCAGGCGCCTCCTCACTTGCCAGGTAAAGTCACACTCTGTGTTACTACTGGCAATAGGGTATCATGCAGTGAAGTAAGGGAGTTTGAATACCGGGTTAAGTTTGATGATCATGGTCAAAATAATTTAGCTGAAGTAGGAGGAGCTTGTAAGAGTTCAGAGGAACTGTTGCACCTTGTCAGATTTGTACAGATGCTTCTGTCTGACTCATCAGTGCAGAAAGGAGATGGTTCTGGATCAAGCAATGATATCTTGGAAAACTCCAAGGCGAGCGAAGATTCATGGAGCCAAGTCATTGAATCTCTTTTATTTGGAACTTCAACATCAATGGTAACCGTTGATTGGCTTCTTCAAGAGCTTTTGAAGGACAAGTTGCAGCAGTGGCTTTCATCCAAATTGCAAGTACAAAATAACCAAATGGGTTATTCCTTCTCCAGGAAAGAACAAGGGATAATACACATGGTTGCTGTCCTGGGGTTCGAGTGGGCCTTGCAACCAATTCTAGATGCTGGAGTAAGTGTTAACTTCCGTGATATTAATGGCTGGACTGCCCTGCATTGGGCTGCACGCTTTGGAAG GGAAAAAATGGTCGCATCCCTCGTAGCATCTGGTGCATTTGCTGGAGCTGTTACTGATCCCTCTTCACAAGATCCATTTGGTAAAACTGCTGCGTCAATTGCTTCTAGCTGCGGTCACAAGGGAGTTGCAGGTTATCTTTCAGAGGTTGCTCTCACCAGTCATCTTTCATCCCTCACATTAGAGGAAAGTGAGCTTTCAAAGGGGGCTGCTGATGTGGAAGCAGAAAGAACTATCAGTAGTATATCAACCACAAATGCTGCCACACATGAGGATCAGCTTTCTCTGAAGGACACTTTAGCTGCAGTCCGTAATGCTGCTCAGGCTGCTGCTCGTATACAATCTGCATTCCGAGCACATTCATTCCGGAAGAGACGACAGAGAGAAGCTGCTCGTGCTGCTACAACTAGCGGAGATGAATATTGTGTCCTCTCAAATGATGTTCTTGGACTTTCAGCTGCCTCAAAGTTGGCATTCCGCAACATGCGGGATTATAACTCAGCAGCTTTAGCTATTCAGAAGAAATATCGTGGATGGAAATGCCGGAAAGGCTTCCTTGCATTCCGCCAGAAAGTTGTGAAGATACAG GCTCATGTACGAGGATATCAGGTTAGAAAGGAATACAAGGTATGTTGGGCTGTGGGAATATTAGAGAAGGTGGTGCTGAGGTGGCGTCGACGGGGTGTTGGTCTTCGGGGATTCCGACTAGAAGAAGAACCCATCGAGGAAAGTGAGGACGAAGACATTCTCAAGTTGTTCCGCAAACAGAAAGTGGATGCTGCTATAAATGAGGCTGTCTCTAGAGTGCTATCAATGGTTGACTCTCCAGAAGCACGCCAACAATATCATCGAATTCTTGAGAAGTACCGACAAGCTAAG GCTGAACTTGGAGTGAACAGTGATACAGTATCCACTGCACATGGTGACATCTCCAACAGTGATATATAG